From Nicotiana tabacum cultivar K326 chromosome 15, ASM71507v2, whole genome shotgun sequence, the proteins below share one genomic window:
- the LOC107798229 gene encoding PH, RCC1 and FYVE domains-containing protein 1, giving the protein MNSDVNRASGTVERDIEQAITALKKGACLLKYGRRGKPKFCPFRLANDESALIWFSGKEEKHLKLSHVSRIISGQRTPIFQRHPRPEKEYQSFSLIYNDRSLDLICKDKDEAEVWFSGLKALISRGHQRKWRTESRSDGVPSGATSPRTYTRRNSPLHSPFGSGDSSQKDGGDQLRLHSPYGSPPKNGVNKAFSDIIHYSLPPKGLFTSDAASASIHSLSSGGSDSIHGQMKAMGMDNFRVSLSSGVSSSSQGSGHDDGDALGDVFIWGEGTADGVLGGGPHRIGSCNGVKVDSLLPKALESAVVLDVQNLACSGKHAALVTKQGEIFSWGEESGGRLGHGVDSDVLHPKLIDSLGHTNIELVACGENHTCAVTLSGELYTWGAGDFGLLGHGNEVSHWVPKRVNGPLEGIHVSYISCGPWHTAVVTSAGQLFTFGDGTFGVLGHRDRKSISKPREVESLKGLRTVRAACGVWHTAAVVEVMVGNSSSSNCSSGKLFTWGDGDKGRLGHGDKESKLVPTCVAALVEPNFCQVSCGHSLTVALTTSGHVYTMGSPVYGQLGHPQADGKLPCRVEGKLSKSFVEEIACGAYHAAVLTSRTEVYTWGKGANGRLGHGNTDDRNSPTLVEALKDKQVKSIACGTNFTAAICLHKWASGVDQSMCSGCRLPFNFKRKRHNCYNCGLVFCHSCSSKKSLRASMAPNPNKLYRVCDNCCNKLKKAIETDASSETSMSRRGSLNQGLTVGIDKDTKLDTRSRPHLARFSSMESFKQVESRSSKQKKKFEFNSSRVSPIPSSNSQLRALNSSKSSNPVFASSKKFFSASVPGSRIVSRATSPTSRQPSPPRSTTPTPTVGGLTSPRIVVDDAKRTNESLGQEVVKLRSQVETLTRKAQFQEVELERTSKQLKEAIAIAGEETAKCKAAKEVIKSLTAQLKEMAERLPVGPARNIKSPKSVSSESDITSSDIPNGCIDQVHSQLTFQELESSVSNSHLLSNGSSNASNRSAVHNRQGNSEATTKNGGRTKECDSRNENEWVEQDEPGVYITLTSLPGGVKDLKRVRFSRKRFSEKQAEQWWAENRARVYELYNVRVVDKASIGTASVDLAH; this is encoded by the exons ATGAATTCAGATGTCAACAGAGCTAGTGGAACAGTTGAAAGAGATATTGAacag GCGATAACCGCTCTAAAGAAGGGGGCATGTTTGCTGAAGTATGGAAGAAGGGGAAAGCCAAAGTTTTGCCCCTTTCGTCTGGCAAAT GATGAGTCTGCTCTGATATGGTTTTCTGGTAAAGAGGAGAAACACCTTAAGCTAAGTCACGTGTCAAGAATAATATCTGGACAGCGCACT CCAATATTTCAAAGGCACCCACGACCTGAGAAGGAGTACCAATCTTTTTCACTCATATACAATGATAGATCACTGGATTTG ATATGCAAAGATAAAGACGAAGCAGAGGTATGGTTTAGTGGCTTGAAGGCTTTAATCTCACGTGGACACCAGCGAAAGTGGAGAACAGAATCAAGGAGCGATGGAGTTCCTTCTGGTGCTACTAGTCCCAGAACATATACGCGGAGAAACTCTCCTCTTCATTCTCCTTTTGGTAGTGGTGATAGTTCGCAGAAG GATGGTGGTGATCAGCTTCGCCTTCATAGTCCATATGGAAGCCCACCTAAAAATGGTGTAAATAAGGCATTCTCTGACATAATTCACTATAGTTTACCTCCCAAGGGCCTTTTCACTTCAGATGCTGCTAGTGCTTCTATTCATTCCTTATCTTCTGGAGGTTCAGATAGCATACATGGTCAGATGAAGGCAATGGGTATGGATAACTTTAGAGTAAGCCTTTCAAGTGGTGTTAGCTCATCAAGTCAAGGTTCTGGTCATGATGATGGTGATGCACTGGGGGATGTTTTTATCTGGGGGGAAGGGACTGCGGATGGTGTACTAGGTGGTGGACCTCATAGGATTGGCAGTTGTAATGGTGTCAAAGTAGATTCTTTATTGCCCAAAGCTTTAGAGTCTGCAGTGGTACTGGATGTCCAAAATTTAGCTTGCAGTGGAAAACACGCAGCACTAGTAACAAAGCAGGGTGAGATTTTCTCCTGGGGTGAGGAATCAGGAGGCAGGCTTGGGCATGGTGTCGATTCTGATGTTTTGCATCCAAAGCTTATAGATTCCCTTGGCCATACAAACATTGAGCTTGTTGCTTGTGGCGAAAATCATACTTGTGCCGTAACACTCTCTGGTGAACTGTACACATGGGGTGCCGGTGATTTTGGTCTTCTTGGGCATGGGAATGAAGTTAGTCATTGGGTGCCCAAAAGAGTAAATGGACCCTTAGAGGGCATCCATGTTTCTTATATCTCCTGTGGGCCCTGGCATACAGCTGTGGTGACCTCTGCTGGCCAATTATTTACTTTCGGGGATGGAACTTTTGGAGTTCTTGGTCATCGAGATAGAAAAAGTATTTCAAAACCCAGGGAAGTGGAATCTCTGAAGGGGCTTCGAACTGTTCGAGCAGCTTGTGGGGTTTGGCATACTGCTGCAGTTGTTGAAGTCATGGTGGGAAACTCTAGTTCAAGCAATTGTTCGTCGGGGAAACTTTTTACTTGGGGAGATGGTGATAAAGGTCGACTGGGGCACGGTGATAAGGAGTCAAAACTTGTTCCTACTTGTGTTGCAGCTCTTGTTGAACCCAACTTTTGCCAGGTTTCTTGTGGACACAGCTTGACAGTTGCTCTAACTACTTCAGGTCATGTATATACAATGGGAAGCCCTGTATATGGCCAACTAGGTCACCCTCAAGCTGATGGAAAGCTTCCTTGTCGGGTTGAAGGAAAACTTTCAAAGAGCTTTGTGGAGGAAATAGCATGTGGTGCTTACCATGCTGCTGTATTGACTTCCCGAACTGAAGTTTATACATGGGGAAAGGGAGCAAATGGAAGGTTGGGTCATGGTAATACAGATGACAGAAACTCTCCCACCTTAGTGGAAGCTTTAAAAGACAAGCAAGTCAAAAGTATTGCTTGTGGTACTAATTTTACTGCAGCTATTTGCCTTCATAAATGGGCGTCAGGGGTTGACCAATCCATGTGTTCTGGCTGCCGCCttccttttaattttaaaaggaaGCGCCACAACTGTTATAACTGTGGTCTTGTCTTTTGTCATTCATGCAGCAGCAAGAAATCACTGAGGGCATCAATGGCACCAAATCCCAATAAACTTTATCGTGTCTGTGATAACTGTTGTAATAAACTGAAAAAAGCTATTGAAACCGATGCTTCATCAGAGACTTCCATGAGTCGAAGAGGAAGCCTGAACCAGGGGTTAACTGTTGGCATAGACAAAGATACTAAGTTGGATACAAGGTCTCGACCTCATCTTGCTAGATTTTCTTCGATGGAGTCCTTCAAACAAGTTGAAAGCCGCTCTTCCAAACAGAAGAAAAAGTTTGAATTCAACAGCAGTCGTGTCTCACCTATTCCCAGTAGTAACTCGCAATTGAGAGCTCTCAATAGTTCTAAATCTTCTAATCCAGTTTTTGCGTCGTCCAAGAAGTTTTTCTCTGCTTCAGTTCCCGGATCAAGGATTGTTTCTCGAGCAACATCACCAACATCTAGACAGCCCAGTCCACCTCGTTCTACTACACCAACTCCAACAGTGGGTGGACTTACATCTCCAAGGATTGTAGTGGATGATGCTAAAAGGACAAATGAAAGTCTTGGTCAGGAGGTTGTTAAACTAAGATCACAG GTGGAAACTCTTACACGCAAGGCTCAATTTCAAGAGGTAGAACTGGAAAGAACTAGTAAGCAGCTGAAGGAGGCAATAGCAATTGCAGGGGAGGAGACTGCTAAATGCAAAGCAGCAAAAGAAGTGATCAAATCACTTACTGCTCAG CTGAAGGAAATGGCTGAAAGGCTGCCTGTAGGTCCCGCCCGGAACATCAAATCTCCTAAATCTGTTTCTTCCGAGTCCGATATTACCTCTAGTGATATACCAAATGGCTGTATCGACCAAGTTCACAGTCAACTAACTTTTCAAGAACTGGAGTCAAGTGTATCTAACAGCCATTTGCTTTCGAATGGATCAAGCAATGCCAGTAATCGCAGTGCTGTTCACAATAGACAAGGGAATTCAGAGGCAACAACAAAAAATGGGGGCAGAACTAAAGAATGTGATTCTCGTAACGAGAATGAATGGGTTGAGCAAGATGAGCCAGGTGTATATATTACTCTTACCTCCCTACCTGGAGGCGTCAAAGATCTTAAAAGGGTTCGCTTCAG TCGGAAGCGGTTTAGTGAGAAACAGGCAGAACAATGGTGGGCAGAGAACCGTGCAAGAGTTTATGAGCTCTACAATGTACGCGTGGTCGACAAGGCAAGTATTGGCACTGCAAGTGTGGATTTAGCACATTGA